ATTGATAGAACGTCTTCGCCAATGGGTTCGCGTTTGCTACAACGATGGTTGCTGCTGCCGTTAGTTAGTAAAGAAAAAATTAATGAAAGACTTGATGCCGTAACAAGTTTTTTTGAAAACAAAGAAATAGGTTTTCAAATTCAGCAAATATTGTCAGAAATTTCTGATTTGGAAAGGCTGTGCGGAAGATTATCTGTTGGAAAAATCAATCCTAGAGAATTTTTGGCAATAAGCGATTCTATTTTAAAAATAAATAATCTTTGCAGCCTAATTCCAGAAGAAGAAAAACCTCTGCAAAAAATCATAGAAAAATTTATAAATGTTGATGAGTTAGCTAATTTAATAAACCATTATATAAAGGAAGACACAAACTCTCTTATAGTAAAAGGTGGTGTGATTAATTCTGCTGTAGATGAGGAATTAAAGGAGCTAAGAACAATTAGCAAAGACAGCAAAAATTATTTAGCTGAAATTCAACAAAAAGAAGCATTACAAACAGGAATTACTTCCTTAAAAATTGGATTCAACAACGTTTTTGGCTATTATTTGGAAGTTACAAACACACATAAAAATAAAGTTCCTGAAGATTGGATTCGTAAGCAAACTCTTACTAACGCTGAACGATACATTACTCCAGACTTAAAGAAATACGAAGAAAAAATTCTTGGAGCAGAAGAAAAAATATTGGAAATAGAGCAGAGACTTTATTTAGAATTGATTGATAAGGCAATAAAATTTGTGCCGGCATTGCAAAATAATGCTTCTTTAATTGCAACACTAGATGTGTTTTTGTCTTTTGCACTAATTGCTGCGGAAAATAATTATTGTAAGCCAGAAATTAATGATAGCCTTGTTCTTGATATAAAAGGCGGAAGGCATCCTGTTATTGAAACTCAGCTGCCGCATGGAGAAAAATATGTTGAAAACGATGTTTTTTTAGATAGCAATGACCAGCAAATCATCATTCTGACTGGACCAAACATGGCAGGGAAATCAGCTTTGCTTAGACAAACAGCTTTAATTGTTTTAATGGCTCAATGCGGCTCTTATGTTCCAGCGACATCAGCATCAATAGGATTAGTAGATAAAATTTTTACAAGAGTTGGAGCTTCAGATAATTTGAGCGCAGGCGAATCAACTTTTATGGTTGAAATGAATGAAACTGCCGGAATTTTAAATAATCTTTCGTCAAGAAGCTTGATTTTATTAGACGAAATAGGTAGAGGCACATCAACTTATGATGGAATTTCAATAGCGTGGGCTATCACAGAATTTTTACATAATCATAAAATGTTTCAGGCTAAAACTCTTTTTGCAACA
The DNA window shown above is from Bacteroidales bacterium and carries:
- the mutS gene encoding DNA mismatch repair protein MutS — encoded protein: MRQYNEIKAKYPDAILLFRVGDFFETFGDDAIKTASILGITLTKRANGAASHIELAGFPHHAIETYLPKLIKAGQRVAVCEQLEDPKLAKKIVKRGITELVTPGIAFSENVLEQKNNNFLAAVLLDPPRTGVAFIDVSTGEFFVAEGHDEYIARLLQNMQPAEMLVKKSQRQKFLEKFGEFNIQTLDDWVFSTQYANDILIRQFETENLKGFGIERMENAVIAAGACIHYVNETRQNNASAHIKSVSRIDNEDYVWLDRFTIRNLELVQSYNDRGKTLLETIDRTSSPMGSRLLQRWLLLPLVSKEKINERLDAVTSFFENKEIGFQIQQILSEISDLERLCGRLSVGKINPREFLAISDSILKINNLCSLIPEEEKPLQKIIEKFINVDELANLINHYIKEDTNSLIVKGGVINSAVDEELKELRTISKDSKNYLAEIQQKEALQTGITSLKIGFNNVFGYYLEVTNTHKNKVPEDWIRKQTLTNAERYITPDLKKYEEKILGAEEKILEIEQRLYLELIDKAIKFVPALQNNASLIATLDVFLSFALIAAENNYCKPEINDSLVLDIKGGRHPVIETQLPHGEKYVENDVFLDSNDQQIIILTGPNMAGKSALLRQTALIVLMAQCGSYVPATSASIGLVDKIFTRVGASDNLSAGESTFMVEMNETAGILNNLSSRSLILLDEIGRGTSTYDGISIAWAITEFLHNHKMFQAKTLFATHYHELNELASYLPRVKNYHISVKESGNNIIFIRKLAPGGTEHSFGIHVAKIAGVPKAVIERAEQVLTMLEEKHDKNNYSTETVKTRPATESYQLSLIQMDDPLLQNIKDEILQTNIDVLTPVEALMKLNNIKNLLKKGK